A genomic stretch from Sulfurihydrogenibium azorense Az-Fu1 includes:
- a CDS encoding radical SAM protein has product MYKYIFGPVLSRRFGLSLGIDLSPEKKSCNFDCLYCELEKARPIDKIENQPDPDDIVKEVHDYLSKNHYPDVITTTANGEPTLYTRLNELIDKLNKIKGSSKTLILSNGSTINNPTVREALKKFDIVKLSLDAADQKTFEKIDRPLKGIKIDDIIKGMISFRKEYKGSLVLEVLVVKHINDKKEVIEKIVEAAKKINPDRIDISTVDRPPAYRVFPVDNQTLYEIAKMFEGLNVNVATRKSGGSVQKVHLDKEDIIKTFKNRAYTESDIETLFDDETKKNILDLLSQNQLKFYTVANLKFIKA; this is encoded by the coding sequence ATGTATAAGTACATATTTGGACCTGTTTTATCAAGAAGGTTTGGTTTATCTCTCGGGATAGACCTTTCTCCCGAGAAAAAAAGTTGCAACTTTGACTGTCTCTACTGTGAACTTGAAAAAGCAAGACCTATTGATAAGATAGAAAACCAGCCAGACCCAGATGATATTGTAAAAGAAGTTCACGACTATCTTTCCAAAAATCACTATCCTGACGTTATTACAACAACAGCAAACGGAGAGCCTACTCTTTACACCAGATTAAACGAGCTTATAGATAAGTTAAATAAGATAAAAGGTTCGTCAAAAACTTTAATTTTATCAAACGGTAGCACAATAAATAACCCTACAGTAAGAGAAGCTCTTAAAAAGTTTGATATAGTAAAGCTGTCTTTAGATGCAGCAGACCAAAAAACTTTTGAGAAAATAGACAGACCATTAAAAGGAATAAAGATAGATGATATTATTAAAGGAATGATATCTTTTAGAAAAGAGTACAAAGGAAGTCTTGTTTTAGAAGTTCTTGTAGTAAAACATATTAACGATAAAAAAGAAGTAATAGAAAAGATAGTAGAAGCTGCAAAAAAGATAAATCCAGATAGGATAGATATATCTACGGTGGATAGACCTCCTGCTTACAGAGTTTTTCCAGTAGACAATCAAACCCTTTACGAGATTGCTAAAATGTTTGAAGGTTTAAACGTAAACGTTGCAACAAGAAAATCAGGGGGATCGGTTCAAAAAGTTCACTTAGATAAAGAAGATATCATAAAAACATTTAAAAATAGAGCATACACTGAAAGCGATATAGAAACATTGTTTGACGATGAAACAAAGAAAAATATATTAGATTTACTGTCCCAAAATCAGCTTAAATTCTACACCGTAGCTAATCTAAAATTTATCAAAGCATAA
- a CDS encoding OmpA family protein, whose translation MRKGILITGLLTCLAFPSFADVELNLEEIEKKLEILKEKHALECSPTEVGIVESYIESLKDEKRMENGKVETYLLKSETKKSMKIEGVSTVNYPVKIKYLLSVIEKNINSDKDGDGIPCYKEIELGLNPNIPDKAQKEVKVATEPQEMKPSDVITKNEIKEVKEKQALEEPVRVHFYLNSVSIKKEYLPYLNVVARYLKTHPDVKVKIVGYTDNIGSKAYNDKLALKRAETVKKYLVKMGIDPNRILIEGVGKDKYIVSNKNEIDRFTNRRAEFYVINLAE comes from the coding sequence ATGAGAAAAGGAATTTTAATTACAGGACTGTTAACTTGTTTAGCTTTTCCTTCTTTTGCTGATGTTGAGTTAAACCTTGAAGAAATAGAAAAAAAGTTAGAGATATTAAAAGAGAAACATGCTCTTGAGTGTTCACCTACAGAAGTAGGTATAGTTGAAAGTTATATTGAGAGTTTAAAAGATGAAAAAAGGATGGAAAATGGAAAAGTAGAAACCTATTTACTTAAATCAGAAACTAAAAAGAGTATGAAAATAGAAGGTGTGAGTACTGTAAATTATCCAGTAAAGATAAAATACTTACTGTCTGTTATCGAGAAAAATATAAATAGTGATAAAGATGGGGATGGTATTCCTTGCTATAAAGAGATAGAGCTTGGTTTAAACCCTAATATACCTGATAAAGCACAAAAAGAAGTTAAAGTAGCAACAGAACCTCAAGAAATGAAACCATCAGATGTTATTACAAAAAACGAGATTAAAGAAGTCAAAGAAAAGCAAGCCTTAGAAGAGCCTGTAAGAGTTCACTTTTATCTTAACAGTGTATCTATTAAAAAAGAGTACCTTCCTTATTTAAATGTAGTAGCAAGATATCTAAAAACACATCCTGATGTTAAAGTTAAAATTGTAGGATATACAGATAACATAGGGTCTAAAGCCTACAACGATAAATTGGCTTTAAAAAGGGCAGAAACTGTTAAAAAGTATTTAGTTAAGATGGGTATAGACCCAAACAGAATATTAATAGAAGGTGTAGGAAAGGATAAATACATAGTCTCAAATAAAAATGAGATAGACAGATTTACAAACAGAAGAGCAGAGTTTTATGTTATAAACTTAGCGGAGTGA
- a CDS encoding secondary thiamine-phosphate synthase enzyme YjbQ: MKTYTKYLTFNTKNRRELIKITKDVSQAVEESGVQEGLCLVSAMHLTASIIIQDDEEGLHEDIWKWLENLAPFKPDYNHHKTGEDNADAHLKNLLTHLQVVLPITKGRLDLGPWQEIFYAEYDGQRPKRVIIKIIGV, translated from the coding sequence TTGAAAACCTATACAAAGTATTTAACTTTCAACACAAAAAATAGAAGAGAGTTGATAAAAATAACTAAAGATGTTTCACAAGCTGTAGAAGAATCTGGAGTTCAGGAGGGTTTATGCTTAGTTTCTGCTATGCATCTTACTGCATCTATAATTATTCAAGACGATGAAGAAGGACTCCACGAAGATATATGGAAGTGGTTAGAGAATCTTGCACCCTTTAAACCAGATTACAACCATCATAAAACTGGCGAAGACAACGCAGATGCTCACTTAAAAAATCTTCTTACACATCTTCAAGTAGTTTTGCCTATAACAAAGGGAAGACTTGACCTTGGTCCTTGGCAGGAAATATTTTATGCAGAGTATGATGGACAAAGGCCTAAAAGAGTAATAATAAAGATTATAGGAGTGTAA
- a CDS encoding site-2 protease family protein: MSFSGIRLFKVFGIEVNLDYSWFIAFFLITITLAEGFYPSFYPELPKINYYLVSIVSAITLFISVLLHELSHSLVAMRYGIPVKDIYLFIFGGVALFQDEPKTPSQEFKIAIAGPLMSFFLASLFFTAVYFYPKDDLFNGFLNYVFMVNFFLGAFNLIPAFPLDGGRIFRSILWSKYGILKATEIASKLGNIFGIILILLGIFSLFTGSIVNGIWLSFLGFFIKRASKEALLSTKLNYILSRFRVENVMNVMNPVPADLPLLEFITYERPITRLYPVLLKDGRILFLDTRDLSKIPYYKQEELILNDVVKPIDIYVLPDEKLSRAYSYMRKNNLEEIPVKYNNTFLGILRRSDIEDIISRYLREINESTNHRR, from the coding sequence ATGAGTTTTAGTGGAATAAGACTTTTCAAGGTTTTTGGAATAGAAGTTAACTTAGATTACAGCTGGTTCATTGCTTTTTTTCTCATAACTATAACGTTAGCCGAAGGATTTTATCCTTCATTTTACCCTGAATTGCCAAAGATAAACTACTACTTAGTTTCAATAGTATCTGCCATAACCCTTTTTATATCTGTCCTTCTTCATGAGCTTTCCCACTCATTGGTGGCAATGAGGTATGGAATACCAGTAAAGGATATATACCTTTTTATATTTGGCGGAGTAGCTTTGTTTCAAGATGAGCCTAAAACTCCTTCCCAAGAGTTTAAAATAGCTATTGCAGGACCTTTAATGAGTTTTTTCTTAGCTTCTTTGTTTTTTACAGCTGTATATTTCTATCCTAAAGATGACCTATTTAATGGATTTTTAAACTACGTGTTTATGGTTAACTTCTTTTTAGGAGCTTTTAACCTTATTCCTGCATTTCCATTAGACGGTGGAAGGATATTCAGGTCTATCTTGTGGAGTAAGTACGGTATATTAAAAGCTACAGAAATAGCATCAAAGTTAGGAAACATTTTTGGAATAATTCTTATTTTACTTGGAATTTTTAGCCTGTTTACAGGAAGTATAGTAAACGGTATCTGGCTTTCATTTTTAGGATTTTTTATAAAGAGAGCTTCTAAAGAAGCTTTACTATCAACAAAGTTAAACTACATACTGTCAAGGTTTAGAGTAGAAAACGTAATGAACGTTATGAACCCTGTACCAGCTGATTTACCATTACTAGAGTTTATAACTTACGAAAGACCAATTACAAGACTTTATCCAGTTTTGTTAAAAGACGGAAGAATACTTTTTTTAGATACAAGAGATTTAAGTAAAATACCTTACTACAAACAAGAAGAGCTAATTTTAAATGATGTTGTAAAACCGATAGATATTTATGTCTTACCAGATGAAAAACTATCAAGAGCTTACAGTTATATGAGAAAGAATAACCTTGAAGAAATCCCTGTTAAGTACAATAATACCTTTTTAGGAATATTAAGAAGGTCAGATATAGAAGATATTATATCAAGGTACTTGAGGGAGATAAATGAAAGTACTAATCATAGAAGATGA
- the glyS gene encoding glycine--tRNA ligase subunit beta: MKTYLLEIGCEELPPKVILTYKDFLKQYVEESFKEFFEYDSPDNIKVFATPRRLAVLIKNLREKQPPKQQVILGPPYKVAVDQEGKFTKAALSFAQKNNIPLENLQKIQNEKGEYLGAVILQEGKDLKHHIMEVIPTLFKSFPQLKSMVWNDSGYRFPRPIRWVVSLLDDEVIPFSVAGVNADRYTHLHRFMTAPVGRGEKKQINHSNEYEEITKLGFIIANFEDRKNAIKTQYEGFARSLDAQIIEDQDLLDEITCLTEFPVGIVGDFSPEYLILPDEVIITVCKHHQRYLNFKKDGKLIPKFLAFSNVAVKDRDVIKNGYEKVLKARLEDALFFYKEDLKQKLEDNVEKLKGIQFHEKLGSLYDKVIRNLDLAKIIAKEIGYTDETKIERAVLLSKADLLTNMVKEFDELQGIMGMYYALKQGEDREVAKAIYEHYLPKTADDDLPQTTLGTILALADKIDTVVSFFSIGEIPKASADPFAVRRNAIGIVRLLVEKEIDIDLSKIIKDEKVLDFLLGRLESYLQSKGYRTDIINAVLSLKDANLYRNYLKVKALTKIINLPDYESVIQVFKRVGNIIPEGFTGCVDQTLLENPYEKQLYDKVSVVKDEYLKLIESKDYEGALGKLIELKPYIDKFFDNVMIMVEDEKIKQNRLSLLKQINDLFRYLGDFTKIVGG; this comes from the coding sequence ATGAAAACGTATCTACTTGAAATTGGCTGTGAAGAATTACCTCCAAAGGTAATTCTAACATATAAAGACTTTTTAAAACAGTATGTGGAAGAGTCTTTTAAAGAGTTTTTTGAGTACGACTCTCCAGATAACATAAAAGTTTTTGCAACTCCAAGAAGATTGGCAGTTTTAATTAAAAACCTAAGAGAAAAGCAACCACCAAAACAGCAAGTGATACTCGGGCCTCCTTACAAAGTAGCAGTTGACCAAGAAGGTAAATTTACAAAAGCGGCTCTATCCTTTGCCCAAAAGAACAACATTCCCCTTGAAAATCTTCAAAAAATCCAAAACGAAAAAGGGGAATACTTAGGAGCTGTAATACTACAAGAAGGTAAAGATTTAAAACACCACATAATGGAAGTTATTCCTACTTTATTTAAAAGTTTTCCACAGCTAAAATCTATGGTTTGGAACGACTCAGGATATAGATTCCCAAGACCAATAAGATGGGTAGTCTCCCTCTTAGATGATGAGGTTATTCCATTTTCTGTAGCAGGTGTGAATGCAGACAGATATACCCATCTTCACAGATTTATGACAGCTCCCGTTGGAAGAGGAGAGAAAAAACAGATAAACCATAGCAATGAGTATGAAGAGATAACAAAACTTGGATTTATAATAGCAAACTTTGAAGACAGGAAAAATGCAATAAAAACCCAGTATGAAGGTTTTGCAAGGTCTTTAGACGCTCAAATCATAGAAGACCAAGACCTTTTAGATGAGATAACCTGTTTAACAGAATTCCCAGTAGGGATAGTAGGAGATTTTTCTCCAGAGTATCTTATCTTGCCAGATGAAGTTATTATAACAGTTTGTAAACATCACCAAAGATACTTAAACTTTAAAAAAGATGGAAAACTAATTCCAAAATTCTTAGCCTTCTCAAACGTGGCCGTGAAAGATAGGGACGTTATAAAAAACGGCTACGAAAAAGTTTTAAAAGCAAGACTTGAAGATGCACTATTTTTCTACAAAGAAGATTTAAAACAAAAACTTGAAGATAACGTAGAAAAGTTAAAAGGTATTCAATTCCACGAAAAGTTAGGATCTCTCTACGATAAAGTGATAAGAAACTTAGATCTTGCAAAAATTATAGCTAAAGAGATAGGATACACAGATGAGACTAAAATAGAGAGAGCTGTTTTACTTTCTAAAGCAGACTTACTTACAAATATGGTTAAAGAGTTTGATGAATTACAAGGAATAATGGGAATGTACTATGCATTAAAACAGGGGGAAGACCGAGAAGTTGCAAAAGCTATATACGAACATTACCTGCCAAAAACAGCAGATGATGACCTTCCACAAACAACACTTGGAACGATCCTAGCCCTTGCAGATAAAATAGATACAGTTGTATCATTCTTTAGTATAGGTGAAATACCAAAAGCTTCAGCAGACCCATTTGCAGTTAGAAGAAACGCAATAGGCATTGTTAGATTGTTAGTTGAAAAAGAGATAGATATAGACTTGTCAAAAATTATAAAAGATGAAAAAGTTTTAGACTTTCTCCTTGGAAGACTTGAAAGCTATCTGCAAAGTAAAGGTTATAGAACAGATATTATAAACGCTGTCCTTTCTTTAAAGGATGCGAATCTTTATAGAAACTACCTAAAAGTTAAAGCTCTAACTAAAATAATAAACTTACCTGATTATGAAAGTGTTATCCAAGTGTTTAAACGAGTTGGTAATATAATTCCAGAAGGTTTTACTGGATGCGTAGATCAAACACTACTGGAAAATCCTTATGAAAAGCAGCTTTACGATAAAGTGTCAGTTGTAAAAGATGAATATTTAAAGTTAATTGAAAGTAAAGACTACGAAGGGGCTCTTGGAAAGCTGATAGAATTAAAGCCATATATAGATAAATTTTTTGATAACGTTATGATAATGGTAGAAGATGAAAAGATAAAACAAAATAGGTTATCCCTTTTAAAACAGATAAACGATTTATTTAGATACTTAGGAGACTTTACAAAAATAGTAGGAGGTTGA
- a CDS encoding metal-binding protein has product MASGRTHDIVNLLVLPPAVYFLQPTDFFGFTTGYLVGTFFLTPDNDIYLSKPNKRWNILRIVWYPYTKIFKHRGVSHIPIYGTVFKIIYLTAIFLLIFISFKYLMKYLYPEKQITFELKDFKTLILNQFTLSFFIGIVLAEIVHIFTDIIYSTFKKLIPKRRKRKR; this is encoded by the coding sequence TTGGCAAGCGGGAGAACTCATGACATAGTAAACCTTTTAGTCCTACCTCCCGCTGTTTACTTCCTTCAACCTACAGACTTCTTTGGATTTACGACAGGATACTTGGTAGGTACATTTTTTTTAACACCAGATAACGATATATACCTATCAAAACCAAATAAAAGATGGAACATTTTAAGGATAGTATGGTATCCCTACACAAAGATTTTCAAACATAGAGGTGTTTCTCATATTCCAATATACGGTACAGTTTTCAAAATTATTTATTTAACAGCTATTTTTCTGTTGATTTTTATTAGTTTTAAATATTTAATGAAATATCTTTATCCAGAAAAGCAGATTACTTTTGAGCTAAAAGACTTTAAAACTTTAATTTTAAATCAGTTTACTTTATCTTTCTTTATTGGTATAGTTTTGGCAGAGATTGTTCATATATTTACTGATATAATTTACTCTACTTTTAAAAAGCTAATACCAAAAAGAAGGAAAAGGAAAAGATGA
- the metH gene encoding methionine synthase has translation MDLRSLIKERVLVIDGAMGTMIQSTIIPMSAWDGKVGCNEILNITAPQIIQNIHEKYLQAGADIIKTNTFGALPWVLEEYGIPDKAYELAKAGALLVKQLCDKYSTAEKPRFVAGSLGPGTKLPSLGHIDYDTMYEGYKVAAYGLIDGGVDVFLVETCQDPLQIKVALHALNDASKERRKDIPIMVSATIELTGTMLIGTDAQTLAAIMEPFDILTLGFNCGTGPDQVEQHLRKLSQVWKGYISVHANAGLPENRGGQTYYPMNAEEFAEKESKFLDIDGVAIVGGCCGTTPSHIKALYEKVKGKKPKKPVGKQPKSLASLFMTQPLKQDPPPFLVGERTNATGSKQFRELLLKEDYDGILAIAQDQVKSGSHALDVSVNYAGRDEIKDMKEVIRRFNEKIPIPLMVDSTQPKAIEAGLKHIGGKPIINSANLEDSEEKFDKICQLAKRFGTSLVLLAIDEQGMAKTKERKLEVAERMYERATKVHGLDPEDLVFDLLTFTVGSGDQEYRDAAVQTIEAIRELRKRHPEVGAVLGISNVSFGLDMHARKYLNSVFLHHCVEAGLTMAIVNPKHLIPFHKISEEDRKVCENLLFNVWENGKDPLFEFIHYFSKKKESILSEESKDFKNLPIEEKIKKLLIDGEKEKLIKAVEEARHKIPPEKIINEILIDAMKIVGDLFGEGKMQLPFVLQSAESMKAAVDYLNQFLPKTTKKKKTTLVLGTVKGDVHDVGKNLVDIILTNNGFNVVNLGIKVELEQFLKAAEEHKADAIGMSGLLVKSTLEMKNNLEEMQKRGIKIPVLLGGAALNKKFVDEYCRPVYDGPIFYCRDAFDGIEAMTRIEKGIFDTDLGYKEEEETQVKIEEKLEIPPLKDIKMPSMDVVVPTPPFWGRKVWIHPDSPEYEEIRELAFRWINKGALFKRAWGYTRGDKSREEYEKLKKEEILPNFERLKKLLIENDLFNPIIIYGYYPCRSDFPIRLKNNDNRESSLLIFPPSEGWKSEEDVNREPLENILDRVYKKIDFPRSSKPPYRSLSDYFHHDRHDVVAFTVVSAGKKLSEYENELFKQGKYKDYHLIHGLGVELAEALAEIVHKKIRIELGIAKAEGESLYDVNWQIRNYQGARYSPGYPACPDLAINDIIFDILKPQEYGITLTENHLIVPEQSTDAIVVYHPEATYFSV, from the coding sequence ATGGATTTAAGAAGTTTAATAAAAGAGAGAGTTTTAGTTATAGACGGTGCAATGGGAACAATGATACAGTCCACCATTATCCCTATGTCTGCTTGGGATGGAAAAGTGGGCTGTAATGAAATTCTGAATATAACTGCACCTCAAATTATACAAAATATTCATGAGAAATACTTACAAGCCGGAGCTGATATTATAAAAACAAACACTTTTGGAGCATTACCTTGGGTACTTGAAGAATACGGTATCCCAGACAAAGCTTACGAATTGGCAAAGGCAGGTGCTTTACTTGTTAAACAGTTATGTGATAAATACTCAACAGCAGAAAAACCAAGATTTGTAGCAGGGTCTTTGGGACCTGGAACAAAACTTCCTTCCCTTGGTCATATAGATTATGATACTATGTATGAAGGTTACAAAGTTGCAGCTTACGGGTTAATTGACGGTGGTGTAGATGTTTTTCTTGTTGAAACCTGTCAAGACCCACTTCAGATAAAAGTCGCACTCCACGCTCTTAACGATGCTTCAAAAGAAAGACGAAAAGATATTCCTATTATGGTTTCTGCAACTATAGAACTTACAGGAACGATGCTTATAGGTACAGACGCACAAACACTTGCAGCCATAATGGAACCTTTTGATATCCTTACTCTTGGTTTTAACTGTGGAACAGGGCCAGATCAAGTAGAACAACATCTGAGAAAATTATCTCAAGTATGGAAAGGGTATATATCAGTACATGCAAACGCTGGACTTCCAGAAAACAGAGGAGGACAGACTTACTATCCAATGAACGCTGAAGAGTTTGCAGAAAAAGAAAGTAAATTTTTAGACATTGATGGAGTTGCAATAGTAGGAGGATGTTGTGGAACAACTCCTTCACACATAAAAGCACTTTATGAAAAAGTAAAAGGTAAAAAGCCAAAAAAACCAGTAGGAAAACAACCAAAATCCCTTGCTTCACTGTTTATGACACAACCTTTAAAGCAAGATCCACCACCATTTTTAGTTGGAGAGAGGACAAACGCAACAGGTTCTAAACAATTTAGAGAGCTTCTATTGAAAGAAGATTATGACGGAATTTTGGCAATAGCCCAAGACCAAGTAAAATCAGGTTCTCATGCCCTTGATGTTTCTGTTAACTATGCAGGTAGAGACGAGATAAAGGATATGAAAGAAGTAATAAGGCGTTTTAATGAAAAAATTCCTATACCTTTAATGGTTGACTCTACCCAACCAAAAGCTATAGAAGCTGGCCTAAAACACATAGGTGGAAAACCAATTATAAACTCAGCTAACTTAGAAGACTCTGAAGAAAAGTTTGACAAAATCTGTCAACTTGCAAAGAGATTTGGAACTTCTTTAGTCCTTTTGGCAATAGATGAACAAGGTATGGCAAAAACAAAAGAGAGAAAGTTAGAAGTAGCAGAAAGAATGTATGAACGGGCAACAAAAGTCCATGGTTTAGATCCAGAAGATTTAGTTTTCGACTTACTTACATTTACAGTTGGAAGTGGAGATCAAGAGTATAGGGATGCAGCAGTTCAAACAATAGAAGCTATTAGAGAATTAAGGAAAAGACATCCAGAAGTTGGAGCTGTTCTTGGTATATCCAACGTGTCTTTTGGTCTTGATATGCATGCAAGAAAGTATCTTAACTCTGTTTTTCTGCACCATTGTGTAGAAGCTGGATTAACAATGGCTATAGTAAACCCAAAACATCTTATTCCATTTCATAAAATATCAGAAGAAGATAGGAAAGTATGTGAAAATCTTTTATTTAATGTTTGGGAAAATGGAAAAGACCCACTTTTTGAGTTTATTCATTATTTTTCAAAAAAGAAAGAAAGTATATTAAGTGAAGAAAGTAAAGACTTTAAAAATCTTCCGATAGAAGAAAAAATAAAAAAACTTCTAATAGATGGAGAGAAAGAAAAACTTATAAAAGCCGTAGAAGAAGCACGGCACAAGATACCACCAGAGAAGATTATCAATGAAATACTAATAGACGCTATGAAAATTGTAGGAGATCTTTTTGGTGAAGGAAAGATGCAACTTCCTTTTGTTCTTCAATCAGCAGAGAGTATGAAAGCTGCAGTAGATTACCTAAATCAATTTTTACCAAAAACAACCAAAAAGAAAAAAACTACACTTGTACTTGGTACAGTAAAAGGAGACGTTCACGATGTAGGAAAAAATCTTGTTGATATAATACTTACAAATAACGGCTTTAACGTTGTAAACCTTGGAATAAAGGTAGAACTTGAACAGTTTTTAAAAGCAGCTGAAGAGCATAAAGCAGATGCTATAGGAATGAGTGGTTTACTTGTAAAATCAACCCTTGAGATGAAAAACAACCTTGAAGAAATGCAGAAAAGAGGAATAAAAATACCTGTTTTACTGGGAGGAGCCGCTTTAAACAAAAAGTTTGTAGATGAATACTGTAGACCTGTTTACGATGGTCCTATATTTTACTGTAGAGATGCCTTTGATGGAATAGAGGCAATGACCAGAATAGAAAAAGGTATCTTTGATACAGACTTAGGCTATAAAGAAGAGGAAGAAACTCAAGTAAAAATAGAAGAAAAGTTAGAGATACCTCCTTTAAAAGATATAAAAATGCCCTCTATGGATGTTGTAGTACCAACTCCTCCTTTTTGGGGAAGAAAAGTATGGATACATCCAGACAGTCCTGAATATGAAGAAATAAGAGAACTTGCTTTTAGGTGGATAAATAAGGGAGCCCTTTTTAAGAGAGCTTGGGGATACACAAGAGGCGATAAATCGAGAGAAGAGTACGAAAAATTAAAAAAAGAGGAAATACTGCCGAACTTTGAAAGATTAAAAAAACTCTTAATAGAAAACGATTTATTTAACCCGATAATTATATACGGATATTATCCTTGTAGGTCAGATTTTCCTATAAGATTAAAAAACAATGACAATAGAGAGTCATCTCTACTTATCTTTCCTCCTTCAGAAGGTTGGAAAAGTGAGGAAGATGTAAACAGAGAACCATTAGAGAATATTTTAGATAGAGTTTACAAAAAAATAGATTTTCCAAGGTCTTCAAAACCTCCTTACAGGTCCTTATCCGATTACTTCCACCATGATAGACACGATGTAGTTGCATTTACAGTGGTATCTGCAGGTAAAAAACTATCAGAATATGAAAATGAACTTTTTAAACAAGGTAAATATAAAGACTATCATCTTATACACGGTCTTGGAGTTGAACTGGCAGAAGCTTTAGCTGAAATAGTACACAAAAAAATCAGAATAGAACTTGGTATAGCAAAAGCAGAAGGAGAATCCTTGTACGATGTAAACTGGCAGATACGAAACTATCAAGGAGCGAGGTATTCTCCTGGTTATCCTGCATGTCCTGATTTAGCTATTAACGATATAATCTTTGATATACTAAAACCACAGGAATACGGAATAACACTTACAGAGAATCACCTTATAGTCCCAGAACAGTCCACAGATGCTATAGTAGTTTACCACCCTGAAGCAACATACTTTAGCGTTTAA
- a CDS encoding glycine--tRNA ligase subunit alpha: MTFQDIILSLQRFWVEKGCILWQPYDIEVGAGTMNPATFLRVLGPEPWNVCYVEPSRRPKDGRYGENPNRLQHYYQFQVILKPAPENPQELYLESLTHLGIDLTKHDIRFVEDDWESPTLGAWGLGWEVWLDGMEITQFTYFQQAGSLDLPQISVEITYGLERIATYLQKVDSVYDIIWSEGLTYGDIYKEAERQWSIHNFEVVDIDFLYKTFDMYEDQGYKLIEKNLPIPAYDYALKCSHTFNLLDARGALSVNERARYIARVRNLAKECAKAFVSHREELGYPLIKKSRSSNENVST; the protein is encoded by the coding sequence ATGACATTTCAAGATATTATACTGTCATTACAAAGGTTCTGGGTAGAGAAGGGATGTATCTTATGGCAACCTTACGATATAGAAGTTGGAGCTGGAACGATGAACCCGGCTACTTTCTTAAGGGTATTAGGACCAGAGCCTTGGAATGTTTGTTATGTAGAGCCTTCAAGAAGACCTAAAGACGGAAGATACGGAGAAAATCCAAATAGATTACAACATTACTACCAGTTTCAAGTTATCTTAAAGCCAGCTCCAGAAAACCCTCAAGAGTTGTACTTAGAAAGTTTAACCCATCTTGGAATAGACCTTACAAAACACGATATTAGATTTGTAGAAGATGACTGGGAAAGTCCAACTCTTGGAGCTTGGGGGCTTGGATGGGAAGTTTGGCTCGATGGAATGGAGATAACCCAGTTTACTTACTTTCAACAGGCAGGCAGTTTAGACCTCCCCCAAATTAGTGTAGAGATAACCTATGGTCTTGAAAGGATAGCAACCTACCTTCAAAAAGTTGACAGTGTTTACGATATAATCTGGAGTGAAGGACTTACTTACGGAGATATCTATAAAGAAGCAGAAAGACAGTGGTCTATCCATAACTTTGAAGTTGTAGATATTGACTTTTTATATAAAACTTTTGATATGTATGAAGACCAAGGCTATAAACTAATAGAGAAAAACCTTCCAATACCAGCTTACGACTATGCTTTAAAATGTTCCCACACTTTCAACCTTCTTGATGCAAGGGGAGCTCTATCTGTAAACGAAAGGGCAAGGTACATAGCAAGGGTCAGAAACCTTGCAAAAGAGTGTGCAAAAGCCTTTGTATCCCACAGAGAAGAACTTGGATACCCTTTAATAAAAAAGTCAAGGAGTAGTAATGAAAACGTATCTACTTGA